CAAGTCAGATTTTCGCTCTTTTTAACCGTCGCGGTTTTAACCTCAATAAACCGTGGGGTTATCGTATAGGTTCTGCCCATTTTAACAATCGACCCGGCAACAATGGTTTCAACCCCGAGGATTTTCCCGATTTCAACCGCGCTTTTCGGGTCAATTAAATCAGTCATCTGCAGTTTCTGCTCTTTTAATACTTTAGCTAATTGCTGGCGTTCAACCACCTGATATTTTTCCGATTTCGTTAATGCCGATAGTAGAATTTCAGCTACTCCTCGACCGAGAGTAGTATCGATACTTCCGCCGATAGCTTCAAAATCGAGTACCGCAATTTTCGGGAGTACCGGTTGCGAAGTAGTTTGTCCAACATTTAAAGTAACAAAACCAAAAAGCAAAATAACCAAACTTGAAATTAATTTCGGTAAGTCCATTTTCGCTTTCCTATCTCAAAAAATATAGTATGAGTATAGCACTATCAGGTTCAATTTTGCAAATATTTCATCTATCTAAAGTAGATGTGTTTCTTATCTATATCAAGCAGTGTTATTGTTCGCGAATAGAATAATCGAGTTTGAATTGACGATACTAAATTGTAATCAAGTTTGTAAATCAAGTCACTACCGCAAAATATTTTAATTCTTTTTCGCATAAATAAGTTGACATATTTCAGAATTATATGATACAAGTTAAGTGAAAAAAACAAAATCGTAAATCCCACGATTACGTTCGGGGTGAAGGAGGTGAATAACCAAATGAGTGGAGAAACGCCGCCATCTTCAGCTCCAGCATCATCGGGTCCGGC
This portion of the bacterium genome encodes:
- a CDS encoding CsgG/HfaB family protein; amino-acid sequence: MDLPKLISSLVILLFGFVTLNVGQTTSQPVLPKIAVLDFEAIGGSIDTTLGRGVAEILLSALTKSEKYQVVERQQLAKVLKEQKLQMTDLIDPKSAVEIGKILGVETIVAGSIVKMGRTYTITPRFIEVKTATVKKSENLT